One stretch of Mangifera indica cultivar Alphonso chromosome 9, CATAS_Mindica_2.1, whole genome shotgun sequence DNA includes these proteins:
- the LOC123226448 gene encoding E3 ubiquitin-protein ligase PUB23-like produces MEEIDVPTHFLCPISLQLMRDPVTVSTGITYDRESIERWLFSCNNNTCPVTKQVLLEADLTPNHTLRRLIQSWCTLNSSLGIERIPTPKPPVNKTQIVKIIDEAKRFPHTQLKSLRKLRSFMLQSERNKACIEAAGAVDFLATTVKSYGSSLTEVDIDDGSDLATASDEALSILYHLNLSESYLKKLVNDDKFVGSLVQLLKHGNYQSRAYATVILMSIFTVADPIHLVSVKPEFFTEISYVLSDQVSQQAFKAALKLLLELCPWGRNRIKAVEGGAVPILIDLLLDMTDRRVCELILNVLDQLCRCAEGRAELLNHEAGVAIVSKKILRVSHVGSDRAVRILTSICKFSATARVLQEMLQVGAVAKLCLVLQVDASLKTRERAKEILKLHSRIWRASPCIPPRLLSCYPSS; encoded by the coding sequence ATGGAGGAGATTGATGTGCCTACACATTTTCTCTGCCCTATTTCGTTGCAACTTATGAGAGATCCAGTGACAGTCTCGACAGGAATTACATACGATAGAGAAAGCATAGAGAGATGGTTATTTTCTTGCAACAACAACACTTGTCCGGTGACAAAACAAGTTTTGTTAGAAGCCGATCTGACTCCAAATCACACTCTTCGTCGGTTGATTCAATCATGGTGCACTCTGAATTCGTCCCTTGGAATTGAACGAATTCCTACACCAAAGCCACCTGTTAATAAAACCCAGATCGTCAAAATTATCGATGAAGCCAAAAGGTTCCCTCATACGCAGCTCAAGAGCCTGAGAAAATTGAGATCCTTCATGCTTCAAAGTGAAAGAAACAAAGCCTGCATAGAGGCTGCTGGGGCTGTTGACTTCTTGGCTACAACTGTGAAGAGTTATGGTTCCAGTTTGACCGAAGTAGATATCGATGACGGGTCCGATTTGGCAACAGCAAGTGACGAGGCATTGAGCATTTTATATCATCTAAATCTCTCGGAAAGCTATTTGAAGAAACTAGTAAACGATGATAAATTTGTGGGTTCTTTGGTGCAACTGTTGAAGCATGGAAACTATCAATCTCGAGCTTATGCTACAGTAATATTGATGTCCATTTTTACAGTGGCAGATCCAATTCACTTGGTCAGTGTAAAGCCCGAATTTTTTACTGAAATTTCATATGTGTTAAGTGATCAGGTTTCACAGCAAGCTTTCAAGGCCGCTTTGAAGCTTCTTTTAGAGCTTTGTCCATGGGGAAGAAACAGAATCAAAGCTGTCGAAGGTGGAGCAGTTCCTATATTAATAGATCTTCTTCTTGATATGACAGACAGGAGAGTTTGTGAGCTCATACTAAACGTATTGGATCAGCTGTGTCGATGTGCAGAAGGGAGGGCTGAGTTGTTGAATCATGAAGCAGGTGTAGCCattgtttcaaagaaaatacTTAGGGTTTCTCATGTGGGAAGCGATAGAGCGGTCAGAATTTTGACTTCAATATGCAAATTCTCTGCAACTGCTAGGGTTCTTCAGGAGATGTTGCAGGTGGGTGCTGTGGCAAAGCTGTGTTTGGTGCTACAAGTCGACGCAAGTTTGAAGACAAGAGAAAGAGCAAAGGAAATACTTAAGCTACACTCAAGGATTTGGAGGGCTTCTCCTTGCATTCCTCCACGTTTGTTGTCTTGTTATCCCTCTTCTTGA
- the LOC123225377 gene encoding protein FAF-like, chloroplastic encodes MFRLSSTLKIEEEAMVAKTQGIGSILGSDSEKSKSCSLRRTLSADMSNKKWPTQHGFSAMKKIASSKEFSIPSEGQEENKEVDEKPGEFDIWSSIILQKAQDANKSLPPPYVHPLVKRSASSLSEKSLQICTESLGSETGSDGFSSYPSSETGDTDDDKEMDQEEALQQTQPQQQQEEERMTESIYVEAEIDTVPKYKYQKSPQRSFPPPISSLSCHDGASIRMQSRRDNGRLVLEAVSVSSANNFRAQRHDGRLVLTFVNATEMEDEEEEEEKFEEEEEEEEHEETEEELRGGEMEIEFVMDREAPKLSNKMLNLHRLTLVMNNKQMGLAKRNPPWPNKFNEVVKFDEENDMKPSILAQSLPSRATVARLIPKPAAAVTVGAASGATFNAYEYYWKPKPLAGPALVSKQMMNQQIQQNGKIIVSRNKNSVENEQQQILLWSGKKGDYLVPLTKACKEPRRSLLFWEPNCIATS; translated from the coding sequence ATGTTTCGCTTATCTTCAACCTTGAAGATCGAGGAAGAAGCTATGGTGGCAAAGACTCAAGGTATTGGATCTATTCTTGGGTCTGATTCTGAAAAAAGTAAATCTTGTTCACTGAGAAGAACGCTTTCGGCTGATATGTCAAACAAGAAATGGCCTACACAACATGGGTTCTCAGCCATGAAAAAGATTGCTTCTTCTAAGGAGTTCTCAATCCCATCAGAAGGACAAGAGGAGAATAAAGAGGTTGATGAAAAGCCTGGCGAATTCGACATATGGAGTTCAATCATATTGCAAAAAGCTCAAGATGCCAACAAATCACTTCCTCCTCCTTATGTTCATCCTCTTGTGAAAAGATCAGCCAGTTCTTTGAGCGAAAAGAGCCTTCAAATTTGCACCGAGAGTCTTGGATCAGAAACCGGCTCTGATGGGTTCTCTTCTTACCCATCGTCGGAGACTGGTGACACCGACGACGACAAAGAGATGGACCAAGAAGAAGCTCTTCAACAAACGCAACCACAACAGCAGCAAGAGGAAGAGAGAATGACAGAGAGTATTTATGTTGAAGCAGAGATAGATACAGTTCCCAAATACAAATACCAAAAATCACCCCAACGATCATTTCCTCCtccaatttcttctctttcttgtcACGATGGAGCATCCATTCGTATGCAGTCTCGTCGCGACAATGGTAGATTGGTTCTTGAAGCTGTTTCTGTTTCTTCCGCTAACAACTTCCGTGCTCAACGACATGATGGCCGCCTTGTGCTCACTTTTGTCAACGCCACTGaaatggaagatgaagaagaagaggaagagaagtttgaagaagaggaggaggaggaggagcaTGAGGAGACAGAGGAAGAACTCAGAGGGGGAGAAATGGAGATTGAATTTGTGATGGACCGTGAAGCGCCAAAATTGTCAAACAAGATGCTTAATCTGCATAGGTTGACACTGGTGATGAATAATAAGCAAATGGGTCTGGCAAAAAGAAACCCACCCTGGCCGAACAAGTTCAATGAAGTGGTCAAATTTGATGAGGAGAACGACATGAAGCCATCAATTCTAGCACAATCACTGCCCTCGCGGGCAACGGTGGCTCGCCTGATCCCAAAACCAGCGGCGGCGGTAACAGTAGGGGCAGCTTCCGGAGCCACATTCAATGCTTATGAGTACTACTGGAAGCCCAAGCCCTTGGCTGGACCTGCGTTAGTTTCCAAACAAATGATGAATCAACAAATTCAGCAAAACGGCAAGATTATTGTCTCCAGGAATAAAAATTCAGTGGAAAATGAACAGCAACAAATTCTCCTCTGGAGTGGGAAAAAGGGAGATTATTTGGTTCCTTTGACAAAGGCCTGCAAGGAACCTAGAAGATCTCTTTTGTTCTGGGAACCTAACTGCATTGCAACTTCCTGA
- the LOC123225523 gene encoding serine/threonine-protein phosphatase BSL3-like has protein sequence MDVDSNMVPDADHDPSLQKQNTVTSPAPMEREQIAEQPPGSPTASAAAPPSQQQQQQQSPVVGPKCAPTYSAVNAIIEKKEDGPGPRCGHTLTAVTAVGEEGTPNYIGPRLILFGGATALEGNSVASGTPSSAGSAGIRLAGATADVHCYDFSTNKWSRITPFGEPPTPRAAHVATAVGTMVVIQGGIGPAGLSAEDLHVLDLTQQRPRWHRVVVQGPGPGPRYGHVMALVGQRYLMAIGGNDGKRPLADVWALDTAAKPYEWRKLEPEGEGPPPCMYATASARSDGLLLLCGGRDASSVPLASAYGLAKHRDGRWEWAIAPGVSPSPRYQHAAVFVNARLHVSGGALGGGRMVEDSSSVAVLDTAAGVWCDTKSVVTSPRTGRYSADAAGGDAAVELTRRCRHAAAAVGDLIFIYGGLRGGVLLDDLLVAEDLAAAETTSAASHAAAAAASNVQAGRLGRYGFADERARQAMPEAAPDGAVVLGNPVAPPINGDMYTDISTENALLQGSRRLSKGVESLVQASAAEAEAISATLAAVKARQVNGEVELPDRDRGAEATPSGKQMIKPDSVGSNSIAPAGVRLHHRAVVVAAETGGALGGMVRQLSIDQFENEGRRVSYGTPESATAARKLLDRQMSINSVPKKVIAHLLKPRGWKPPVRRQFFLDCNEIADLCDSAERIFSSEPSVLQLKAPIKIFGDLHGQFGDLMRLFDEYGAPSTAGDIAYIDYLFLGDYVDRGQHSLETITLLLALKVEYPNNVHLIRGNHEAADINALFGFRIECIERMGERDGIWAWHRINRLFNWLPLAALIEKKIICMHGGIGRSINHVEQIENLQRPITMEAGSIVLMDLLWSDPTENDSVEGLRPNARGPGLVTFGPDRVMEFCNNNDLQLIVRAHECVMDGFERFAQGHLITLFSATNYCGTANNAGAILVLGRDLVVVPKLIHPLPPAISSPEASPERHIEDTWMQELNANRPPTPTRGRPQVANDRGSLAWI, from the exons ATGGATGTGGATTCAAATATGGTGCCGGATGCCGATCACGATCCGTCCTTACAGAAGCAGAATACGGTGACGTCTCCGGCACCGATGGAGAGGGAGCAAATAGCCGAGCAGCCTCCTGGATCTCCGACTGCTTCGGCTGCGGCTCCACCGTCACAGCAACAGCAACAGCAGCAGAGTCCGGTGGTGGGGCCGAAGTGCGCTCCTACTTACTCGGCGGTGAATGCGATTATAGAGAAGAAGGAGGATGGGCCGGGCCCGAGGTGCGGCCACACGTTAACGGCCGTTACTGCAGTTGGAGAGGAGGGTACGCCTAATTATATTGGGCCTAGGCTGATATTGTTTGGTGGTGCGACCGCACTTGAGGGCAACTCTGTGGCTTCTGGAACACCTTCTTCTGCCGGAAGCGCTGGCATTA GACTAGCAGGTGCCACAGCTGATGTGCATTGCTatgatttttcaacaaataAATGGTCTAG GATCACTCCTTTTGGAGAACCACCCACGCCAAGGGCTGCACACGTGGCAACAGCTGTGGGGACTATGGTAGTTATTCAG GGTGGCATTGGTCCAGCTGGTTTGTCTGCTGAGGATCTCCATGTTCTTGACCTCACACAGCAACGGCCTCGATGGCATAG AGTTGTTGTTCAAGGCCCTGGACCTGGGCCACGCTATGGACATGTGATGGCATTAGTGGGTCAACGGTATCTCATGGCAATTGGTGGGAATGATG GAAAGCGACCTTTGGCTGATGTATGGGCCCTAGATACAGCTGCAAAGCCTTATGAATGGCGTAAGTTGGAACCTGAGGGCGAGGGTCCACCTCCATGCAT GTATGCAACTGCAAGTGCTCGTTCTGATGGCCTTCTTCTGCTTTGTGGAGGGAGGGATGCCAGCAGTGTG CCTTTGGCAAGTGCATATGGACTTGCTAAGCATAGAGATGGTCGTTGGGAATGGGCTATTGCTCCTGGTGTCTCACCATCTCCAAGATACCAACATGCAGCA GTCTTTGTTAATGCACGGCTTCATGTGTCTGGAGGGGCACTTGGTGGAGGACGCATGGTAGAAGATTCATCAAGTGTTGCAG TCTTGGATACTGCAGCTGGAGTTTGGTGTGATACAAAATCTGTCGTTACTAGTCCTAGGACAGGCCGATACAGTGCTGATGCAGCCGGTGGAGATGCTGCAGTTGAGCTGACAAGGCGTTGCAGGCATGCTGCTGCTGCAGTTGGTgacttgatatttatttatggaGGTTTACGTGGGG GGGTGTTGCTTGATGACCTACTTGTTGCGGAAGATCTGGCAGCTGCCGAGACGACTTCTGCAGCTTCACATGCCGCTGCTGCTGCTGCATCAAATGTGCAAGCAGGGCGACTTGGAAGGTATGGATTTGCTGATGAAAGAGCAAGACAAGCAATGCCTGAAGCAGCTCCTGATGGTGCAGTTGTGCTGGGAAATCCAGTTGCTCCTCCTATTAATGGTGACATGTATACTGATATAAGCACTGAAAATGCCTTGCTCCAAGGTTCTAG GAGATTAAGCAAGGGTGTTGAGTCGTTAGTTCAAGCATCAGCTGCAGAAGCTGAGGCTATCAGTGCTACATTGGCTGCTGTCAAGGCACGGCAAGTTAATGGAGAAGTTGAATTACCAGACAGAGATCGTGGTGCAGAGGCTACCCCTAGTGGGAAACAGATGATTAAACCTGATTCTGTTGGGTCAAATAGCATTGCTCCAGCTGGAGTCCGGCTGCATCATAGAGCA GTTGTTGTCGCTGCAGAGACTGGTGGAGCATTAGGTGGTATGGTCCGACAGCTTTCTATTGACCAGTTTGAAAATGAGGGGAGGAGGGTCAGCTATGGGACCCCTGAAAGTGCAACGGCAGCGAGGAAGCTATTAGATCGCCAGATGTCCATCAATAGTGTCCCAAAGAAG GTCATAGCACATCTTTTAAAGCCTCGAGGCTGGAAGCCCCCTGTCCGACGACAATTTTTCTTAGACTGCAATGAAATAGCAGATCTTTGTGATAGTGCTGAGCGAATATTTTCTAGTGAACCAAGTGTCTTACAACTTAAGGCTCCTATCAAAATATTTGGTGATCTGCATGGGCAGTTTGGAGACCTCATGCGCCTTTTTGATGAGTATGGTGCACCTTCAACAGCTGGTGACATTGC ATACATTGATTATCTCTTCTTGGGAGATTATGTTGATCGTGGCCAGCACAGCCTTGAGACCATCACTCTACTGCTTGCTCTGAAG GTTGAATATCCCAACAATGTGCATCTAATTCGTGGGAACCATGAAGCTGCAGACATTAATGCCCTCTTTGGTTTCAGGATTGAGTGCATTGAGCGCATG GGTGAGAGAGATGGAATTTGGGCTTGGCATAGGATAAATCGTTTGTTCAATTGGCTTCCTTTGGCTGCtctaattgaaaagaaaataatctgTATGCATGGTGGTATTGGTCGGTCAATAAATCATGTGGAACAGATTGAAAATCTTCAACGTCCAATTACCATGGAAGCTGGCTCAATTGTGCTTATGGATCTATTGTG GTCCGATCCGACTGAAAATGACAGTGTGGAAGGACTGAGACCAAATGCTAGGGGTCCAGGTTTAGTTACATTTGGG CCTGATCGAGTTATGGAATTTTGCAATAACAATGATCTTCAATTGATTGTACGTGCACATGAATGTGTGATGGATGGCTTTGAGCGGTTTGCCCAAGGACATTTAATTACACTTTTCTCAGCTACCAATTACTGTG GTACAGCAAATAATGCTGGGGCAATCTTAGTTTTGGGTAGAGATCTTGTGGTGGTTCCAAAACTCATTCATCCTCTACCACCAGCAATTTCATCCCCTGAAGCATCACCAGAACGCCATATAGAAGATACATGGATGCAG